The following coding sequences are from one Arcobacter nitrofigilis DSM 7299 window:
- a CDS encoding AI-2E family transporter, with protein sequence MKPQYFLISIGVITFYFLIELFNPFLKAMSVALLLAVATNTLSNNVSIKIKNKFISSTLMTIVLAFVFFIPLLYCIFSFATLINNIDQQALSKMLTKFESWVALLPNDFLIIKEQLTDAISKINIKEFIESLLSFGAYLGKNSAKFIIDMVMILIFYFFFNFYSVELSSYLKSLLPLKKEDASVLFFESSTVMSVVLYSVLATAILEGFLFGIFITFFGYDGILLGVLYGFASLIPVVGGLIMWLPMALYEGFTVSLTNGLIIAIYSVVVIAIFADTFVKPVIIKYINLKVVKTKANINELLIFFSIIAGLSTFGFWGMIIGPAMVSFFISIVQLLKKFSIDSKIKDINSLDSTI encoded by the coding sequence ATTTTTTAATTTCAATTGGAGTTATAACTTTTTATTTTCTAATTGAATTATTTAATCCTTTTCTAAAAGCAATGTCAGTTGCACTTTTACTTGCAGTTGCTACAAATACTTTGAGTAATAATGTATCAATTAAGATTAAAAATAAATTTATATCTTCAACATTAATGACAATTGTTCTAGCATTTGTATTTTTCATCCCACTATTGTATTGCATATTCTCATTTGCTACATTAATAAATAATATTGACCAACAAGCTTTATCTAAAATGCTAACAAAATTTGAATCATGGGTTGCACTTTTACCTAATGATTTTTTGATTATTAAAGAGCAACTAACGGATGCCATAAGTAAAATCAATATTAAAGAATTTATAGAAAGCTTACTCTCTTTTGGGGCATACTTAGGGAAAAACTCTGCAAAATTTATAATTGATATGGTAATGATATTAATATTTTATTTTTTCTTTAATTTTTATTCAGTTGAACTATCAAGTTATTTAAAAAGTCTTTTACCTTTGAAAAAAGAAGATGCTAGTGTGCTATTCTTTGAATCATCAACAGTAATGAGTGTAGTTTTATACTCTGTATTAGCAACAGCTATATTAGAGGGATTTTTGTTTGGTATTTTTATTACATTTTTTGGTTATGATGGTATTTTACTTGGAGTATTATATGGATTTGCTTCTTTGATTCCAGTTGTCGGAGGCTTAATTATGTGGCTGCCTATGGCTTTATATGAAGGATTTACAGTATCCCTTACAAATGGTTTAATTATAGCTATATACTCAGTTGTAGTAATAGCAATCTTTGCAGATACCTTTGTAAAACCAGTCATAATAAAATATATTAATTTAAAAGTAGTAAAAACAAAAGCAAATATAAATGAGCTTTTAATATTTTTCTCTATTATTGCTGGATTATCGACTTTTGGTTTTTGGGGTATGATTATAGGACCAGCAATGGTTAGTTTTTTTATCTCAATAGTTCAACTATTAAAGAAATTTTCAATTGATTCTAAAATAAAAGATATAAACTCTTTAGATAGTACAATTTAA
- a CDS encoding leucine-rich repeat domain-containing protein, which produces MTSRAGLIIRNNSSYMELYKSKTLIAYTQKILNNPIDISMDDSWVDRIFDWADENKIDELYFIEKGFNSKYPRGLPRDKQTLLNLEELNLSKYNLTYLPKEICNLTKLKKLHLYKNRLRFIPREINNLQMLVELSLSKNNLSRLPDEICELKNLEVLALFENSITSLPSKIGQLKSLIKLNLLGNELRLLPSSICQLEKLDSLSIFDNKLESLPSEIGKLQNLTELLVNHNFLLELPESIGELKKLKVLWLYENKLEKLPSSIGNLTELTDLWLYSNNLKTIPSEISNLSNLKELWLSNNCLINLPHNLDSLKRLKEFNLSNNNIAHLPIELSYLKDLSWLEVDKSVPIGNEFDDFIQKSIIKFS; this is translated from the coding sequence ATGACTAGTAGAGCAGGACTAATAATTAGAAACAACTCCTCTTATATGGAGCTTTACAAGAGTAAAACACTTATAGCTTACACTCAAAAAATATTGAATAATCCCATTGATATTTCTATGGATGATTCATGGGTAGATAGAATATTTGATTGGGCAGATGAAAACAAAATTGATGAATTGTACTTTATTGAAAAAGGGTTTAATAGTAAGTATCCAAGGGGACTTCCAAGAGATAAACAAACTTTATTAAATCTAGAAGAATTGAACCTTTCAAAATATAACTTAACTTATCTTCCAAAAGAGATATGTAATCTTACAAAACTAAAAAAACTACATTTATATAAAAATAGACTAAGATTTATTCCAAGAGAGATAAACAATTTACAAATGTTAGTGGAATTAAGTTTATCAAAAAATAATCTGTCAAGATTGCCAGATGAAATTTGTGAATTAAAAAACCTAGAAGTTTTAGCACTTTTTGAAAACTCTATTACTTCTTTACCAAGTAAAATTGGACAACTAAAAAGTTTAATAAAACTTAATTTGTTGGGAAATGAATTAAGACTATTGCCAAGTAGCATTTGTCAGTTAGAAAAATTAGATAGTTTAAGTATTTTTGACAATAAGTTAGAATCCCTACCAAGTGAGATAGGAAAGCTTCAAAATCTTACAGAATTACTTGTAAATCATAACTTCTTGCTTGAATTACCTGAAAGTATTGGAGAGTTGAAAAAGCTAAAAGTATTATGGTTATATGAAAATAAATTGGAAAAACTTCCTTCTAGTATTGGGAACTTGACTGAATTAACTGATCTATGGCTTTATTCAAATAATTTAAAAACTATTCCAAGTGAGATATCAAACTTGTCAAATTTAAAAGAGTTATGGTTATCAAATAATTGTTTGATTAATTTACCCCACAATTTAGATAGTTTAAAAAGACTAAAAGAGTTTAATCTTTCAAATAATAATATTGCCCATTTGCCTATAGAGTTATCTTACCTTAAAGATTTATCTTGGTTAGAAGTTGATAAGAGTGTGCCTATAGGTAATGAATTTGATGACTTTATACAAAAAAGTATTATTAAATTTTCTTAA
- a CDS encoding J domain-containing protein, whose protein sequence is MKEILKRLEIIKSCIAIEDEESLYPQVHRLYSLKIDEKVEKILKLIEETNFQEVISLIDQYLGQFSSLVVHEDKEIQGLKLELKVLEKELLTLSCKIEEYHNKINDFNSRYHKEVGVLIEEILILREEYFEFLYKKDGKKYEYQYFEAKKDFENFHEEIKKFKLDDPYELTKLEKTELKRLYRKASRLCHPDIIEEAKKEKAEEIFKELNSAYQQNNLKKVSRILNNLLNGESFSCESDTLFDKNILKNKIELAREKIKLAKTEIEIIKKDETFRLINKIENLDEYIYEMKEELKEEKENLVAKMRQYSTTI, encoded by the coding sequence ATGAAAGAGATTTTAAAGAGATTAGAAATCATTAAAAGTTGTATTGCTATTGAAGATGAAGAGAGTCTTTATCCCCAAGTGCATAGACTTTACTCTTTAAAAATTGATGAAAAAGTAGAAAAAATACTAAAACTTATTGAAGAGACTAATTTTCAAGAAGTGATATCCTTGATTGATCAATATTTGGGTCAATTTTCTAGTTTAGTGGTACATGAAGATAAAGAGATTCAAGGCTTAAAATTAGAGCTAAAAGTTTTAGAAAAAGAACTTTTAACTTTAAGTTGTAAGATTGAAGAGTATCACAATAAAATAAATGATTTTAACAGTAGATACCATAAAGAAGTTGGTGTATTAATAGAAGAAATACTTATATTAAGAGAAGAGTATTTTGAATTTTTATATAAAAAAGATGGTAAAAAATATGAGTATCAATATTTTGAAGCAAAAAAAGATTTTGAAAACTTTCATGAAGAGATAAAAAAGTTTAAATTAGATGATCCATATGAGCTTACAAAATTAGAAAAAACTGAACTAAAAAGACTTTATAGAAAAGCTAGTAGATTGTGCCATCCAGATATTATAGAAGAAGCTAAAAAAGAAAAAGCAGAAGAGATTTTTAAAGAGCTAAATTCAGCATATCAACAAAACAATTTAAAAAAAGTATCTCGAATATTAAATAATCTTTTAAATGGTGAGAGTTTTTCATGTGAATCAGATACACTTTTTGATAAAAATATCTTAAAAAATAAAATTGAATTAGCTAGGGAAAAAATAAAATTAGCTAAGACAGAAATTGAAATTATAAAAAAAGATGAAACTTTTAGATTAATAAATAAAATAGAAAATTTAGATGAATATATATATGAAATGAAAGAAGAGTTAAAAGAAGAAAAAGAGAATCTAGTTGCTAAAATGCGCCAATATTCAACAACAATATAA
- a CDS encoding ferredoxin-thioredoxin reductase catalytic domain-containing protein, translating into MIKKIDINSDEFQTTFELTKQFTDKVCEEYGFVYNPEDDVNESIQMGLTRNKLIYDKRYCPCFMVIGETQEEKDKEDNRLCPCTPALKKEIPSQGHCHCGIFCTKEYVDSLDNSTKEKEEVVHSKGFTKEECENILKKSQISASEVEALLEARELGFINFNLVDVREWMEWAGHRIKGTDFLVPTTSFYQSIEVLEDKKDIPVVVYCHSGSRSAYCQNIMLSAGFKTVCNLDYGIMTYQGELVSGE; encoded by the coding sequence ATGATTAAAAAGATTGATATAAATAGTGATGAATTTCAAACAACATTTGAACTAACAAAGCAGTTTACAGATAAAGTTTGTGAAGAGTATGGATTTGTTTATAATCCAGAAGATGATGTAAATGAATCTATCCAAATGGGTTTGACTAGAAATAAACTTATATATGATAAGAGATATTGTCCATGTTTTATGGTAATAGGTGAAACACAAGAAGAGAAAGATAAAGAAGATAATAGACTTTGTCCCTGTACACCAGCCCTTAAAAAAGAGATTCCTTCACAAGGTCATTGTCATTGTGGTATTTTTTGTACAAAAGAGTATGTTGATTCTTTAGATAATAGTACAAAAGAAAAAGAGGAAGTTGTTCATTCAAAAGGTTTTACAAAAGAAGAGTGTGAAAATATCTTAAAAAAATCTCAAATAAGTGCTTCTGAAGTTGAAGCTTTATTGGAGGCTAGAGAATTAGGCTTTATTAACTTTAATTTAGTTGATGTAAGAGAGTGGATGGAGTGGGCAGGACACAGAATAAAAGGAACTGACTTTTTAGTTCCAACAACATCATTTTATCAGTCAATTGAAGTACTTGAAGATAAAAAAGATATTCCAGTTGTAGTTTATTGTCATAGTGGAAGTAGAAGTGCTTATTGTCAAAATATTATGTTAAGTGCTGGATTTAAAACTGTGTGTAATTTAGATTATGGAATTATGACTTATCAAGGTGAATTAGTTTCAGGTGAATAA
- a CDS encoding c-type cytochrome, translating into MKKVLLGSVVALFIFAGCNESSEETQKVQKVEKASEQTTTVNDTKKNIEIIKEKSNDIINSSKEIAKAVKEETLKAVDDSKDATKDAIAKAKEVSVDVVKQANDVAKDISKSIDNAITPKDETDERIKTLFVKCAGCHGKNGELHALGKSQKIGEWDESKIENALLGYKDGTYGGDMKGIMKGQVMQLNEADIKALSKYISKIGK; encoded by the coding sequence ATGAAAAAAGTTTTATTAGGTTCTGTTGTTGCACTATTTATATTTGCAGGTTGTAATGAAAGTAGTGAAGAGACTCAAAAGGTACAAAAAGTTGAAAAAGCGAGTGAACAAACAACAACTGTCAATGATACTAAAAAAAATATCGAAATCATAAAAGAAAAAAGCAATGACATAATTAATTCTAGTAAAGAAATTGCAAAAGCTGTAAAAGAAGAGACTTTAAAAGCAGTTGATGATTCAAAAGATGCAACAAAAGACGCAATAGCAAAAGCAAAAGAAGTTAGTGTCGATGTAGTTAAACAAGCTAATGATGTGGCAAAAGATATTAGTAAAAGTATAGATAATGCGATTACACCTAAAGATGAAACTGATGAAAGAATTAAAACACTATTTGTAAAATGTGCTGGTTGTCATGGAAAAAATGGTGAACTTCATGCCCTTGGAAAATCACAAAAAATAGGTGAATGGGATGAAAGTAAAATAGAAAATGCACTTTTAGGTTACAAAGATGGAACTTATGGTGGAGATATGAAAGGCATAATGAAAGGTCAAGTTATGCAATTAAATGAAGCTGATATAAAAGCTTTATCGAAATACATTTCAAAAATAGGAAAATAA
- the clpA gene encoding ATP-dependent Clp protease ATP-binding subunit ClpA yields the protein MISKELREIFAQAVSYAKSSKHEYLTLEHIFLMLLNDEFIANMLLDLGLDTNKIFNDTKSHIEVSTPRLPDNVNDEPIETTTLTSVIEHMVAHTQSSGKGFASVDDMFIAILKNEKSYATFALKSQGIERIDILEEIAHRDVEVDVQDENFDEEKRLNKKNETLENNATELVAVAKKGEIDPVIGRQREINRVIQVLSRRKKNNPILVGEPGVGKTAIAEGLALEIANNNVPSILKDSKVFSLDMGSMLAGTKYRGDFEKKLKTLLKEISKIPNSILFIDEIHTLVGAGSVGGGAMDASNILKPMLSNGKLRCIGATTFAEFRNDFSKDKALSRRFAKVDVSEPSSEDCVAILDGLKSKYEEFHNVKFNKKSLEVAVELSKKYINDRFLPDSAIDVIDEVAATKKLQLNADGKKKKPINITASDIENTVALMANIPPKSATKSDLTLLRSLEKNMQKRVFGQNDAIVSIVKSIKINRAGLGGESKPVGSFLFTGPTGVGKTEVAKELSSQLGVHFERFDMSEYMEAHTVSRLIGAPAGYVGFEQGGLLTEAIRKHPHCVLLLDEIEKAHPDLMSILLQVMDNAELTDNSGNKADFQNVVLIMTSNLGSSEANVMGFAKDDSLNENKAIKKFFAPEFRNRLDNIVTFKPLTLDIVVKVVGKFIDDMKEQIKDKNIDIILSVKAKKELARLGYDKDMGARPLNRVISREIKDKITDEILFGKLKNGGLVKIDFIKDEFKFDYKEL from the coding sequence ATGATAAGTAAAGAATTAAGGGAGATATTTGCACAAGCAGTATCTTATGCAAAAAGCAGTAAACATGAGTATTTGACATTGGAGCATATTTTTTTAATGTTATTAAATGATGAATTTATAGCAAATATGTTGCTTGATTTAGGCTTGGACACTAATAAAATATTTAATGACACAAAATCACACATTGAAGTAAGTACGCCAAGACTTCCTGATAATGTTAATGATGAACCAATAGAAACAACAACATTAACTTCAGTTATTGAACATATGGTTGCACATACACAATCTTCTGGAAAAGGGTTTGCAAGTGTTGATGATATGTTTATCGCAATTTTAAAAAATGAAAAATCTTATGCAACTTTTGCTTTAAAAAGCCAAGGAATAGAAAGAATTGATATCTTAGAAGAGATAGCTCACAGAGATGTGGAAGTAGATGTTCAAGATGAAAATTTTGATGAAGAAAAAAGATTAAACAAAAAAAATGAAACTTTAGAGAACAATGCGACTGAATTAGTAGCAGTTGCAAAAAAAGGTGAAATTGATCCAGTTATTGGACGACAAAGAGAAATAAATAGAGTAATTCAAGTTTTAAGTAGAAGAAAGAAAAATAATCCAATCTTAGTAGGTGAACCAGGAGTTGGGAAAACTGCTATTGCTGAAGGATTAGCTTTAGAAATAGCTAATAATAATGTACCTTCTATCTTAAAAGATTCAAAGGTATTTTCTCTTGATATGGGTTCTATGTTAGCAGGGACCAAATATAGAGGTGATTTTGAGAAAAAATTAAAAACTCTTTTAAAAGAGATAAGTAAAATTCCTAATTCTATTTTATTTATAGATGAAATACATACTTTAGTAGGAGCTGGAAGTGTTGGCGGTGGAGCAATGGATGCTTCAAATATTTTAAAACCAATGCTATCAAATGGAAAACTAAGATGTATAGGAGCAACTACTTTTGCAGAGTTTAGAAATGATTTCTCAAAAGATAAGGCACTTAGTAGAAGATTTGCAAAAGTTGATGTAAGTGAACCAAGCAGTGAAGATTGTGTGGCTATTTTAGATGGACTTAAATCAAAATATGAAGAGTTTCACAATGTAAAATTTAATAAAAAATCTTTAGAAGTAGCAGTAGAATTAAGTAAAAAATATATTAATGATAGATTTTTGCCTGATAGTGCAATTGATGTTATTGATGAGGTAGCAGCTACTAAGAAACTACAGTTAAATGCAGATGGTAAAAAGAAAAAACCTATAAATATAACTGCAAGTGATATTGAAAATACTGTGGCTCTTATGGCAAATATTCCACCAAAATCAGCTACTAAATCTGACTTAACACTTCTTAGAAGTTTAGAAAAAAATATGCAAAAAAGAGTTTTTGGTCAAAATGATGCAATTGTTTCAATAGTAAAATCTATAAAAATCAATAGAGCAGGGCTTGGTGGAGAATCAAAACCAGTTGGAAGTTTTCTTTTTACAGGACCTACTGGTGTTGGTAAAACTGAAGTTGCAAAAGAGTTATCAAGTCAATTAGGTGTTCATTTTGAAAGATTTGATATGAGTGAATATATGGAAGCTCATACTGTCTCAAGATTAATTGGAGCACCTGCTGGATATGTTGGATTTGAACAGGGTGGTCTTTTAACAGAAGCTATTAGAAAACACCCACATTGTGTTTTATTACTTGATGAGATAGAAAAAGCACATCCTGACTTGATGTCAATTTTACTTCAAGTTATGGATAATGCAGAATTAACTGATAATAGTGGGAATAAAGCAGATTTTCAAAATGTTGTTTTAATTATGACTTCAAACTTAGGTTCTTCAGAAGCCAATGTTATGGGATTTGCTAAAGATGATTCTTTAAATGAAAATAAAGCAATTAAAAAATTCTTTGCACCAGAGTTTAGAAATAGACTTGATAATATTGTAACTTTTAAGCCACTTACTTTAGATATTGTTGTAAAAGTTGTTGGTAAATTTATTGATGATATGAAAGAACAAATCAAAGATAAAAATATTGATATAATTCTAAGTGTAAAAGCTAAAAAAGAGTTAGCAAGACTTGGTTATGATAAAGATATGGGCGCTAGACCACTTAATAGAGTTATTTCTCGAGAAATAAAAGATAAAATTACAGATGAAATTTTATTTGGAAAACTAAAAAATGGTGGTTTGGTTAAAATAGATTTTATTAAAGATGAATTTAAATTTGATTATAAAGAGTTATAA
- the clpS gene encoding ATP-dependent Clp protease adapter ClpS, translating to MANEFEIELNDDLEVQEPKKYKVLLLNDNYSTMDFVIDILVKIFKKTTDEATVIMLNIHNNGKEVCGTYTHEIASTKVMQVKNLARQKGFPLKAIMEEE from the coding sequence TTGGCAAATGAGTTTGAAATAGAGTTAAATGATGATTTGGAAGTACAAGAACCAAAAAAGTATAAAGTGTTATTATTAAATGATAACTATTCTACTATGGATTTTGTAATAGATATACTTGTAAAGATTTTTAAAAAAACAACAGATGAAGCTACTGTTATTATGTTAAACATACATAATAATGGAAAAGAGGTTTGTGGGACATATACTCATGAAATAGCCTCTACAAAAGTCATGCAAGTAAAAAATTTAGCTAGACAAAAGGGTTTCCCTTTAAAAGCTATAATGGAAGAAGAGTAA
- the bioD gene encoding dethiobiotin synthase, with translation MIKNKNYLSNQSLFITATNTDVGKTYAASVFLKKFTKDGFKVGYYKPIETGVIDKPIDGLSMLELTKSLNPDFDVDIDFVVPYQFELPAAPIVAKKEKDIDLEFIIKRKKELEKLCNILIIEGAGGLMVPILEDFFMIDLIKKLETKVALICPSKLGGINDTLLSQEALKNRNIDFEWYINLYKDKDSFEEISLPFYINHFKEIKYLQDLI, from the coding sequence ATGATAAAAAACAAAAATTACCTTTCAAATCAAAGCTTATTTATAACTGCAACTAATACAGATGTTGGTAAAACTTATGCTGCATCTGTATTTTTAAAAAAATTCACAAAAGATGGATTTAAAGTTGGATATTACAAACCAATTGAAACAGGAGTGATAGATAAACCTATTGATGGCCTTTCTATGCTTGAACTAACAAAAAGTTTAAATCCTGATTTTGATGTTGATATAGATTTTGTAGTACCTTACCAATTTGAACTTCCGGCAGCTCCAATTGTTGCTAAAAAAGAAAAAGATATTGATTTAGAATTTATAATTAAAAGAAAAAAAGAACTTGAAAAACTTTGTAATATTTTGATTATTGAGGGTGCTGGAGGGTTAATGGTTCCTATTTTAGAAGATTTTTTTATGATTGATTTAATAAAAAAACTTGAAACAAAAGTAGCATTAATATGTCCAAGTAAGCTAGGAGGCATCAATGATACTCTTTTATCACAAGAAGCCTTGAAAAACAGAAATATTGACTTTGAATGGTATATAAACCTTTATAAAGATAAAGATAGTTTTGAGGAAATATCACTTCCCTTTTATATAAATCATTTCAAAGAAATTAAATATTTACAAGACTTAATTTAA
- a CDS encoding aspartate kinase produces the protein MSIKVCKFGGSSVKDASQIKKVLDIVKEDDGRRVIVVSAPGRDDNFDEKITDHLLNVATSGKYFEEHFLNISKKQSYDAIIDKYRRLCSDLNVNGDDLIKSLDKDLSNSLLKGERKEAFFLSRGEHYNAKIIQRYFSNEGLNIKLMLPEEFGFILSDDFRDGKVQKVTYKNIEEKFDTTKDTKYLVPGFYGVTKNDEIAVMSRGGSDLTGGELAYALDANKYENWTDTNGVYEVDPRVISGSKVIPRLTFKELRLLSSKGFNVFHFNAMLNCKKSKIPINIRNTNNKEHCGTMILSERVPMEDLVGIAKLDNMASIYLQKDMLADEIGFTAELLKIFSEFGVNTYHYPTDRDDISILVEQEDLKGKINNLRREIEKRLKTDNIIVSYNLCVITLVGIGLKENTFAIVDAINALKENNISFDMLDMSPSKISLHIGVSQNIANNALETLYESLLQKEES, from the coding sequence ATGAGTATAAAAGTATGTAAATTTGGAGGTAGTTCTGTAAAAGATGCCTCCCAAATAAAAAAAGTCTTAGATATAGTAAAAGAAGATGATGGTAGAAGAGTAATTGTAGTTTCTGCACCAGGTAGAGATGATAATTTTGATGAAAAAATAACTGACCACTTATTAAATGTAGCAACTTCAGGTAAATATTTTGAAGAACATTTTTTAAATATAAGTAAGAAACAAAGTTATGATGCAATCATAGATAAATATAGAAGATTATGTAGTGATTTAAATGTTAATGGTGATGATTTAATAAAATCTTTGGACAAAGATTTATCAAATTCATTGTTAAAAGGCGAAAGAAAAGAGGCTTTTTTCTTGTCACGAGGTGAACATTATAATGCAAAAATAATACAAAGATATTTTTCAAATGAGGGCTTAAATATAAAACTTATGTTACCAGAAGAGTTTGGATTTATTTTAAGTGATGACTTTAGAGATGGAAAAGTACAAAAAGTAACTTATAAAAACATAGAAGAAAAATTTGATACTACAAAAGATACTAAATATTTAGTTCCTGGATTTTATGGTGTAACAAAAAATGACGAAATAGCAGTTATGAGTAGGGGTGGAAGTGATCTTACTGGTGGTGAATTAGCCTATGCCCTTGATGCAAATAAGTATGAAAACTGGACAGATACAAATGGTGTTTATGAAGTTGATCCTAGAGTTATTAGTGGGTCAAAGGTAATACCAAGACTTACATTTAAAGAGTTAAGACTACTTAGTTCAAAGGGTTTTAATGTATTTCATTTTAATGCAATGTTAAATTGTAAAAAAAGTAAAATTCCAATTAATATTAGAAATACAAATAATAAAGAACATTGTGGAACTATGATTTTAAGTGAAAGAGTTCCTATGGAAGATTTAGTGGGAATAGCAAAACTTGATAATATGGCATCTATTTATCTTCAAAAAGATATGTTAGCTGATGAGATAGGATTTACTGCTGAGTTATTAAAAATATTTAGTGAGTTTGGAGTTAATACTTATCATTATCCAACAGATAGAGATGATATCTCCATATTAGTGGAACAAGAAGATTTAAAAGGTAAGATAAATAACTTAAGAAGAGAGATAGAAAAAAGACTGAAAACAGATAATATTATTGTGTCATATAATTTATGTGTAATTACACTAGTTGGAATTGGACTAAAAGAAAATACCTTTGCAATAGTGGATGCTATTAATGCTCTAAAAGAGAATAATATAAGTTTTGATATGCTTGATATGAGTCCCTCTAAGATTTCACTTCATATTGGAGTTTCACAAAATATTGCAAATAATGCACTTGAAACGCTTTATGAAAGTTTATTACAAAAAGAAGAATCTTAA
- a CDS encoding ectoine synthase — protein sequence MIVLDINKDIIGTQKEVHAEDGQWVSRRMLLKGDNMGFSFHETIIKANTKTHIHYQNHLEAVYCVAGNGKIEDLKTGKVHEIYDGVMYALNEHDDHNLYGGTEDMRLICVFNPPIKGTENHDENGVYPLED from the coding sequence ATGATTGTATTAGATATAAACAAAGATATTATAGGAACACAAAAAGAAGTACACGCAGAAGATGGACAATGGGTTAGTAGAAGAATGCTTCTAAAAGGTGATAATATGGGGTTTTCATTCCATGAAACTATCATAAAAGCAAATACAAAAACTCATATTCACTATCAAAACCATCTTGAAGCTGTTTATTGTGTAGCTGGAAATGGGAAAATAGAAGATTTAAAAACTGGAAAAGTTCATGAGATTTATGATGGTGTAATGTATGCTTTAAATGAACATGATGACCATAATTTATATGGTGGAACAGAAGATATGAGACTTATTTGTGTATTTAATCCTCCTATTAAAGGAACAGAAAATCATGATGAAAATGGAGTTTACCCATTAGAAGACTAA